acattgtcaaaattttctgtagaaataaaatttcgacaaaattttctatagaaacaaaaattttgacaaaatttttctatagaaaaaaaattgtgacaaaattttctttagaaatagaattttgacaacattttctatagaaattaaatgttgacaaaattatctataacaatacaattttgacaatttttctatagaaacaaaaattttggcaaaatgtttctatagaactaaaattttgacaaactgttctatagagctaaaattttgagaataatttgtatagaaataaaattttgagaataatttctatagaaataaaattttgagaaaattttctatagaaataaaattttgacaaaattttcaatagaaataatatgttgagaaaattttttatagaaataaaattttgttaaaattttattttggaataaaattttgttaaaattttctatagaagtaaaattattacaacattttttataaaaataaaactttaacaaaattttctgtagaactaaaattttgacaaaattttctatagaaataaaattttgagacaattttctagagaaataaaattttgacaacattttctagagaaataaaattttgacaaaatttcctatagaaataaaattttgacaaaattttctctagaaataaaattttgacaaaattatctatagaaataaatttttgacaaaatttcctatagaaataaaattttgacaaaatttctgttgaaataaaatctatggCTATATGTTTTCATATATcttcatttatttgtttatttgtctCTTACACTGACCTATAGCCTTTGGTAAACAGCGATGAACTCTCAAATCCCAAATGTATCCTTGATTGCAACGGTGTATTGTGAGAAATCCTTTTGTACACTCATAATAGAACTCACAATGATAGGGATGGGGAAATTGTATGTCATGCCATAGGGAACACAAAGGACGACCATCTATGTACAATGGCAAAAATGTAGTTGTAGAAATTGGCCTAGCCGTTGTGAATTCCAATTTGGTTGTCGTTGTTGTAGACGACTGAGATTTTTCGGGAATTTCCAACTCTTTGACACCATTGCATTGGGTTGCCTTCCATTTGTCACACGATAACATTTCGGCATTGTAGTACAAACCATTGGGACATTCACCCAGTGTAGATCGTAAACCATTGCAAATGATGTACTGTGAACAATTTGTGGGATGTGGTATGA
This is a stretch of genomic DNA from Haematobia irritans isolate KBUSLIRL chromosome 4, ASM5000362v1, whole genome shotgun sequence. It encodes these proteins:
- the LOC142235368 gene encoding uncharacterized protein LOC142235368 — protein: MSKNRPPSLFVSISLLLAIVIAANGAINRYVSHKNCNNVTKGKIIPHPTNCSQYIICNGLRSTLGECPNGLYYNAEMLSCDKWKATQCNGVKELEIPEKSQSSTTTTTKLEFTTARPISTTTFLPLYIDGRPLCSLWHDIQFPHPYHCEFYYECTKGFLTIHRCNQGYIWDLRVHRCLPKAIGQYTIINICRFPNDSAFGRDKCLDEHSNIDIYTNH